From one Prosthecobacter vanneervenii genomic stretch:
- a CDS encoding MbnP family protein translates to MQAGGEKTLGAAGRRSGRGFQEGDKIMRARLPRISPPVFCRMRLRLPVHVLVFLLLVFGLRQPALAASQLTVRIEPRWEGKPLVLDAAGLKNATGEVISVSRIAMLLSHAELQREDGGWIGAKNWVATVDVGRQKLSFVLDGIPPAVYRALRFDLGLDDAADHQDAASWPAGHPLNPEVNQLHWSWRGQYIFLAIEGRYRQPDEKLGGYSYHLAGQKCRATVEVPLAMDLRNDQLLTLSLHADRFFSGAHAIEISKADSTHSGEDGGLAERIADNAVRAFGIVRLEPDLSPKQRPAADASWKPPLIAAKIPPHFPAVNFPADNPLTVAGVSLGDRLFHDVRLSINNTQSCASCHDTKAAFSDPRRFSLGAEGQLGKRNAMPLFNLAWKSSFFWDGRAPTLRDQTLRPIQDPAEMHETLDHVLTKIDDLKPMFQRAFGSDEITPDRMARAMEQYLLTLISADSKMDRMVSGKATLTEQEKHGFTLFFTESDPGHGIKGGDCFHCHGGAQFSNSQFLNNGLDDDAGIQDEGLAQVSGKPTDRGRFMVPSLRNVARTAPYMHDGRFSTLEEVIEHYDHGVRASSTLDPNLAKHLRNQGLGLTVEDKAALVAFLKTLTDESFGVEWNEPASK, encoded by the coding sequence ATGCAAGCAGGAGGAGAAAAGACTTTGGGCGCTGCGGGTCGGCGAAGCGGCCGTGGGTTCCAGGAAGGAGACAAAATCATGCGCGCGCGTTTGCCACGCATCTCTCCGCCGGTATTTTGCCGCATGAGGCTACGCCTGCCCGTGCATGTCCTAGTGTTTCTGCTTCTTGTCTTTGGCTTGAGGCAGCCGGCTTTAGCGGCGTCGCAGCTCACGGTACGCATTGAGCCGCGCTGGGAAGGGAAGCCGCTCGTGCTTGATGCAGCCGGTTTAAAAAATGCGACTGGAGAAGTAATCTCTGTGTCTCGCATCGCAATGCTGCTTTCGCATGCAGAGCTGCAGCGGGAGGATGGCGGATGGATCGGCGCGAAGAACTGGGTGGCAACGGTGGATGTAGGAAGGCAGAAGCTGTCTTTCGTGCTCGATGGCATCCCCCCTGCGGTGTACCGCGCACTGAGGTTTGACTTGGGGCTGGATGACGCGGCCGACCACCAAGATGCCGCCTCGTGGCCTGCGGGTCACCCGTTGAACCCGGAGGTCAATCAACTGCACTGGAGCTGGCGTGGGCAGTACATCTTTCTCGCCATTGAGGGGCGCTATCGCCAGCCAGATGAAAAGCTCGGTGGCTACTCCTATCATCTGGCCGGGCAGAAATGCCGCGCCACGGTGGAGGTGCCGCTGGCAATGGACCTGCGCAATGACCAGCTGCTCACGCTCAGCCTGCATGCGGACCGCTTCTTCTCCGGAGCGCATGCCATCGAGATCAGCAAGGCCGACTCCACGCACTCCGGCGAAGATGGCGGTCTGGCGGAACGCATCGCGGACAATGCCGTACGCGCCTTCGGCATCGTGCGTCTGGAGCCTGATCTCTCGCCGAAACAAAGACCTGCAGCGGATGCCAGTTGGAAGCCCCCGTTGATCGCCGCCAAGATACCGCCTCATTTCCCGGCGGTGAATTTTCCGGCGGACAATCCGCTCACCGTGGCAGGTGTCAGCCTCGGCGACCGCTTGTTTCACGATGTGCGGCTTTCCATCAACAACACCCAGTCCTGCGCCAGCTGCCACGATACCAAGGCTGCATTCAGCGATCCACGCCGCTTCAGTCTCGGTGCGGAGGGCCAGTTAGGGAAGCGCAATGCCATGCCGCTTTTCAATCTCGCGTGGAAATCCTCCTTCTTCTGGGATGGTCGCGCCCCAACTCTGAGAGATCAGACCCTCCGTCCTATTCAGGACCCCGCAGAAATGCACGAGACACTCGACCACGTGCTGACAAAGATCGATGATCTCAAGCCAATGTTCCAGCGGGCATTTGGCAGCGATGAAATCACGCCAGACCGCATGGCACGCGCCATGGAGCAGTACTTGCTCACCCTTATCTCCGCAGACTCAAAAATGGATCGCATGGTCTCCGGCAAAGCTACACTCACAGAGCAGGAAAAGCACGGTTTCACCCTCTTCTTTACCGAGAGCGATCCAGGTCATGGAATCAAGGGCGGCGACTGCTTTCACTGCCACGGCGGTGCTCAGTTCAGCAACAGCCAGTTTCTCAACAACGGCCTCGATGACGATGCGGGCATACAGGACGAAGGCCTGGCTCAAGTGAGTGGCAAGCCAACGGACCGCGGCCGCTTCATGGTGCCCAGTTTGCGTAATGTGGCGCGCACCGCACCCTACATGCATGATGGCCGCTTCTCCACACTGGAGGAGGTCATTGAGCATTACGATCACGGTGTGAGAGCAAGCTCAACGCTGGACCCCAATCTGGCCAAACACCTGCGCAACCAAGGCCTCGGCCTCACGGTCGAGGACAAGGCCGCTCTCGTGGCGTTTCTCAAAACGCTCACGGATGAATCCTTCGGTGTAGAATGGAATGAGCCCGCCTCGAAATAG